In the genome of Treponema pedis, one region contains:
- a CDS encoding FprA family A-type flavoprotein encodes MQAREIGDSVYCIHADIHERTARFEGLWILPYGVSINSYIIKGEKNALIDIVRDWDGSIESYRSQLSSIGLTFADFDYVILNHLEPDHADLIHLVRRENPEAEIIASAKGIAMVQKFFKINENLRAVKDGDVLDLGGGKVLTFYDTPNIHWPETMMTYDTSDKILFSCDAFGSYGCIGEKIFDTEHTEEELKFFENEALRYYSNIVASFSTFVNKGAAKLDGLEIKIVAPSHGILWKGNPLRIINLYKKFAGYNTSGEQEKAVCIIWGSMYGYTKAGLDAVIEGIDEAGMPYSIYRIPDVDPTFILGEAYRSAGLVLAMPTYEYKMFPPMAHILDLFERKHFTGKKVLRIGNWGWVGGAKKEYEAAIEKLNWTNLESYEWQGRLGDEDKQILKLRGKELAEMIKGNCN; translated from the coding sequence ATGCAAGCTAGAGAAATAGGAGATTCCGTTTATTGTATTCATGCGGACATTCACGAGAGAACAGCCCGTTTTGAGGGCTTGTGGATTTTACCCTACGGTGTTTCTATAAATTCATATATAATAAAGGGCGAAAAAAATGCCCTTATCGATATTGTAAGAGATTGGGACGGTTCGATTGAAAGTTACCGCTCTCAATTATCTTCGATAGGTCTTACATTTGCCGATTTCGATTATGTAATATTAAATCACCTTGAACCGGACCATGCCGACCTTATTCATCTTGTACGGCGGGAAAATCCCGAGGCTGAAATTATAGCCTCCGCAAAAGGGATTGCAATGGTTCAAAAGTTTTTTAAAATAAATGAAAATTTACGTGCGGTTAAGGACGGGGACGTTTTGGATTTGGGCGGAGGAAAGGTTCTTACTTTTTACGATACACCCAATATCCATTGGCCCGAAACAATGATGACTTACGATACCTCCGATAAAATTTTATTCAGTTGCGATGCCTTCGGTTCTTACGGCTGTATAGGAGAAAAAATATTCGATACCGAGCATACGGAAGAAGAACTTAAATTCTTTGAAAACGAAGCCTTGCGTTATTATTCCAACATAGTTGCAAGTTTCAGTACCTTTGTTAATAAGGGTGCGGCAAAACTTGACGGGCTTGAAATAAAAATCGTTGCTCCGAGTCACGGTATTTTGTGGAAGGGAAATCCTTTGCGTATTATAAACCTTTATAAAAAATTTGCAGGCTATAATACTTCCGGAGAACAGGAAAAGGCCGTCTGTATTATTTGGGGTTCTATGTACGGATACACGAAGGCGGGTTTGGACGCCGTAATCGAAGGTATAGACGAGGCCGGTATGCCTTATTCCATTTATAGAATTCCGGATGTTGACCCCACCTTTATTTTAGGCGAGGCTTACCGTTCGGCAGGCTTGGTGTTGGCTATGCCTACTTACGAGTACAAAATGTTTCCGCCTATGGCGCATATTTTGGATTTATTCGAGCGGAAACATTTTACCGGTAAAAAAGTTTTACGCATAGGAAATTGGGGCTGGGTAGGCGGCGCAAAAAAAGAGTACGAAGCTGCAATCGAAAAACTTAACTGGACAAATTTGGAGTCTTATGAGTGGCAGGGAAGGCTGGGCGACGAAGATAAGCAAATTTTAAAGCTGCGCGGAAAGGAACTTGCCGAAATGATTAAGGGAAATTGCAATTAA
- a CDS encoding vWA domain-containing protein, producing the protein MKKFFFTIIFISFFCVLKAQDISLGKDDVLVIQSPEGGYHLYIKAKPDIKSVLLTETTRDPELKEANYAYRNPDYNVINGDEKRLLNGEFLLPEKKLYSLIDSTPEEDTPLGKAFHIWIPYIIVYGYDWSRSGEVEVADGTFFNIRTFVKPYGDYDGGFQDNPFVLRVTQKPVEPENEKTGYSNDAVKVFTELADTTAGKLIYAKSPEEIVPLIEEILTKTEKENLDLLFALDSTESMKDDIEAVRKSILSMLEKIIPRYKSCRIALILYKDYREDFLVREACMFTGNLKKFEKALYGFKVFGGRDIPEAVYEGLYLGLQQSWRTDNENTDKKLILIGDAPPHSRPRGKVKKEDVDKLAKEKNVSFYPIILPHGLSY; encoded by the coding sequence ATGAAAAAATTTTTTTTTACGATTATATTTATTTCTTTTTTTTGTGTGCTTAAGGCTCAAGATATTTCGTTAGGTAAAGATGATGTTTTGGTTATACAGAGTCCCGAAGGCGGCTATCATCTTTATATAAAAGCGAAGCCCGATATAAAAAGCGTTTTGCTTACCGAAACTACGCGCGACCCCGAATTAAAAGAGGCAAATTATGCTTATCGTAATCCCGATTATAATGTTATAAACGGGGACGAGAAGCGGCTTCTTAACGGGGAATTTCTTTTACCTGAGAAAAAATTATATAGTCTTATAGATTCGACTCCGGAAGAAGATACTCCTTTGGGAAAGGCTTTTCATATTTGGATTCCGTATATAATTGTATACGGTTACGATTGGTCCAGAAGCGGTGAGGTTGAAGTTGCGGACGGAACTTTTTTTAATATAAGAACCTTTGTTAAACCTTACGGTGATTATGACGGAGGTTTTCAAGATAATCCCTTTGTTTTACGTGTAACGCAAAAACCTGTAGAACCGGAAAACGAAAAAACCGGTTACAGTAATGATGCCGTTAAGGTATTTACCGAGCTGGCGGATACTACGGCGGGAAAGCTGATTTATGCAAAATCACCTGAAGAAATAGTACCTCTTATAGAAGAGATTTTGACAAAAACGGAAAAGGAAAATTTGGATTTACTGTTTGCTTTGGATTCTACTGAAAGTATGAAAGATGATATTGAAGCCGTTCGTAAGAGTATTCTTTCTATGTTGGAAAAAATTATTCCCCGCTATAAATCCTGTAGAATAGCTTTAATTTTGTATAAAGACTACCGCGAAGATTTTTTAGTGCGGGAGGCTTGTATGTTTACCGGCAATCTGAAAAAATTCGAAAAAGCCTTATACGGATTTAAGGTATTCGGCGGTAGAGATATTCCCGAGGCGGTTTATGAAGGCTTGTATTTGGGCTTACAACAATCATGGCGGACGGATAATGAGAATACGGATAAAAAACTTATTCTTATAGGAGATGCTCCTCCTCATTCTCGTCCCAGAGGTAAGGTAAAAAAGGAAGATGTGGATAAACTTGCAAAAGAAAAAAACGTGTCCTTTTATCCTATTATTCTTCCGCACGGGCTTTCGTATTAG
- a CDS encoding FlgD immunoglobulin-like domain containing protein: protein MKKNKIKPIIFFAVLLPAILQAQTIATWKGNTDDWNTPGNWTWLGTPPPLQIPDMNTEVTIQSVPTPNHYPKISSSMQVKAKKVTVNSGATLTLEGTLEAEEITNNGTINNAVNGTIKLGKSLTNSGTLKVQTVELADNAGNEITIKGTSSPSNNTEIGNLMVEDKGGKTLKLDGKIEIKTALKLSGTESSKSFLVIEGGTSPSEITLTGSGEGNFLEIDTDKVKITGNNFTAKNSKQKGGKRPDDQTAQNGWKFPPVNLEWTGKENINWENLKNWNLMMVPSQQDDVTISNEAHINHWPKLTSSDAKAKTVTVKEFGFLDLTNYTISASSSDKSEMKVSGKLSLEYTPEQKIWFNQTFQKNKITLNDGSTVEINGNGTSLALHDADINGGFKSLTINRSGNTTVTTDSGPIKVKNMFKITGTAILNSELQATNITVDYNSTLTAKQKITVNSKFENNGIFKSENEVFLSPSNIIRVIGNMAESKTEFKKLTCKDAGGKILSINGKIKVIEDLTLSGNSTSNKLAINGNSSTSAIYLTASKDNTGKYLKVNTESIKINEGDFKPYYKLKDSEDNSGKPTNKNGWVFDDTFELKNSFIRVNGNELYIVFRRNTEENEFTHSTLKIKNNSTDITSSSTSQLPVKYKTISGPLAVWKYTLNKNISADEILQKGLKIEIQHFNKTYNKDNISDVGIGLTNVLFAANSRTIRDFSGEKDLPKLNTMIVTALAGTSNNVKLYLSVDKSGFWYPPSAQVPKGGIIGASKIDGFSDYSGESEGGKIKFTVVDTDSNFKEGGTAQFMFLYDGWLPCARLKNPSDILSFDVWKFVVIGVRHQRGGVSIFNNVINPDKGENTSIQIFVQKKGALTIQVMTLDGNIVKTLERSQKSGGTHFYYWDGKNNSGVSVARGMYFIRIAGPDIDETRKVMVTRD, encoded by the coding sequence ATGAAAAAAAACAAAATTAAACCGATTATTTTTTTTGCGGTTTTATTGCCCGCAATATTGCAGGCTCAAACAATTGCAACATGGAAGGGTAATACCGATGATTGGAATACCCCCGGTAATTGGACTTGGCTCGGTACGCCGCCTCCGTTGCAAATACCTGATATGAATACCGAAGTTACAATTCAGTCGGTTCCGACACCGAATCACTATCCTAAAATTTCAAGCAGTATGCAAGTAAAAGCAAAAAAGGTAACAGTAAATTCAGGTGCGACATTGACATTGGAAGGAACTCTTGAAGCTGAAGAAATAACAAATAACGGAACAATCAACAATGCGGTAAATGGAACAATAAAACTCGGGAAAAGTCTTACCAATAGCGGAACTTTAAAAGTACAGACGGTCGAACTTGCGGATAATGCGGGTAATGAGATTACAATTAAGGGTACATCAAGTCCTTCCAATAATACGGAAATCGGGAATTTAATGGTGGAAGATAAGGGCGGTAAAACGCTTAAACTGGACGGGAAAATTGAAATTAAAACGGCTTTGAAACTTTCAGGTACGGAAAGTTCAAAGTCGTTTCTTGTAATAGAAGGAGGAACCTCACCGAGCGAAATTACTTTAACCGGCAGCGGAGAAGGAAACTTCTTAGAAATTGATACTGATAAGGTTAAAATAACGGGCAATAACTTTACGGCAAAAAACAGTAAACAAAAAGGAGGTAAGAGGCCTGACGACCAGACGGCTCAAAACGGGTGGAAGTTTCCGCCTGTAAATTTGGAATGGACGGGAAAAGAAAATATCAACTGGGAAAACTTAAAAAACTGGAATTTAATGATGGTTCCCTCACAACAGGACGATGTTACAATTTCAAACGAGGCACACATCAACCATTGGCCCAAACTTACCTCATCTGATGCGAAAGCAAAAACAGTAACCGTAAAAGAATTTGGATTTCTTGATTTAACAAATTATACAATCTCCGCTTCTTCATCAGATAAATCCGAAATGAAGGTTTCAGGTAAACTAAGCCTAGAATATACTCCTGAACAAAAAATCTGGTTTAACCAAACATTTCAAAAAAACAAAATAACCCTTAACGACGGCTCTACTGTTGAAATTAACGGCAACGGAACATCTTTAGCTCTTCACGATGCCGATATTAACGGGGGCTTTAAAAGCCTTACTATAAATAGAAGCGGGAATACAACCGTAACTACAGATTCCGGCCCTATTAAAGTAAAAAATATGTTTAAGATAACAGGAACCGCAATATTAAATTCAGAATTACAAGCGACAAATATTACTGTTGACTATAACAGTACTTTAACTGCAAAGCAAAAAATAACGGTAAATTCCAAATTCGAAAATAACGGTATTTTTAAATCGGAAAACGAGGTGTTTTTGTCTCCTTCAAATATTATAAGAGTTATAGGTAATATGGCTGAAAGTAAAACCGAATTTAAAAAATTAACTTGTAAAGATGCCGGGGGGAAAATTTTAAGCATAAACGGTAAGATAAAAGTAATCGAAGACTTAACTTTATCAGGAAATTCCACTTCAAATAAACTTGCAATAAACGGCAATAGCAGCACATCGGCTATTTATCTTACCGCTTCCAAAGACAATACGGGTAAGTATTTAAAAGTAAACACCGAGAGCATAAAAATAAACGAAGGCGATTTTAAACCGTATTATAAACTTAAAGATAGCGAAGACAATAGCGGAAAACCAACAAACAAAAACGGCTGGGTATTTGACGATACCTTCGAGCTTAAAAATTCTTTTATACGGGTAAACGGTAACGAACTTTACATAGTTTTTAGACGCAACACGGAAGAAAACGAATTTACCCATTCAACATTAAAAATAAAAAACAACAGTACAGATATTACAAGCAGCTCAACCTCTCAATTGCCTGTAAAGTATAAAACAATTTCGGGACCACTTGCCGTTTGGAAATACACCTTAAACAAAAACATATCGGCAGATGAGATTTTACAAAAAGGGTTAAAAATAGAAATACAGCATTTTAACAAAACTTACAATAAAGATAACATCTCCGATGTGGGCATAGGCCTTACGAACGTTTTATTTGCAGCCAACTCAAGAACAATCCGAGATTTTTCAGGAGAAAAAGATTTGCCTAAATTAAACACAATGATAGTAACGGCTCTTGCAGGTACATCAAATAACGTAAAACTTTATTTAAGCGTTGATAAATCCGGCTTTTGGTATCCCCCTTCGGCACAAGTGCCGAAGGGCGGAATTATAGGAGCAAGTAAAATTGACGGTTTCAGCGACTACTCCGGAGAAAGCGAAGGCGGTAAAATAAAATTTACGGTAGTCGATACGGATTCAAATTTTAAAGAAGGCGGCACAGCGCAGTTTATGTTTTTGTATGACGGGTGGCTACCCTGTGCAAGACTAAAAAATCCTTCCGACATTTTGTCTTTTGATGTATGGAAATTCGTTGTTATAGGCGTAAGACACCAGCGCGGAGGGGTTTCAATTTTTAACAATGTAATAAATCCCGACAAAGGGGAAAACACTTCTATTCAAATTTTCGTTCAAAAGAAGGGAGCCCTTACAATACAGGTAATGACGCTTGACGGGAACATAGTAAAAACTTTGGAACGTTCTCAAAAGAGCGGCGGGACGCATTTTTATTATTGGGACGGAAAAAACAATTCGGGAGTTTCGGTTGCACGCGGAATGTATTTTATAAGAATTGCCGGCCCCGACATTGACGAAACAAGAAAGGTAATGGTTACGCGCGATTAA
- a CDS encoding OsmC family protein — protein MAKGLVKGKAEMDMGAGYKVVCESGGKQFILDEPKSVGGTDLGMNPLEALLNALGACKCVVAKLTAKQQGFNLDSISVECTGTFDSDGFKGLNPNAKIGLSEIETVYNIKTSASQEETEKFIAFVDSHCPVNDTIGNSPKLSHKVKRL, from the coding sequence ATGGCAAAAGGCTTAGTTAAAGGAAAAGCGGAAATGGATATGGGTGCCGGTTATAAGGTAGTTTGTGAATCCGGCGGAAAACAATTTATTTTGGACGAACCCAAAAGTGTAGGCGGAACCGACCTCGGAATGAATCCGCTTGAAGCCCTGTTAAATGCGTTGGGAGCATGTAAATGCGTCGTTGCAAAATTAACGGCAAAACAACAGGGGTTTAACCTCGACTCTATTTCAGTAGAATGCACAGGCACATTTGACTCCGACGGTTTTAAAGGTTTAAATCCGAATGCAAAAATAGGTTTATCGGAAATTGAAACCGTTTACAATATTAAAACTTCCGCTTCGCAGGAAGAAACGGAAAAATTCATCGCCTTTGTGGATTCGCACTGCCCCGTAAACGATACAATCGGAAATTCGCCCAAACTTTCGCATAAGGTCAAGCGTCTATAA
- a CDS encoding Rpn family recombination-promoting nuclease/putative transposase, with protein sequence MASTLYTLAQPEKFTVRNDYAFKRVFCTEKNKDILIKFFSLVT encoded by the coding sequence ATGGCAAGCACCTTATATACACTTGCACAGCCTGAAAAATTCACCGTCCGCAATGACTATGCGTTTAAAAGAGTCTTCTGCACGGAAAAGAATAAAGACATTCTCATAAAATTCTTTTCGCTTGTAACCTGA
- the grdA gene encoding glycine/sarcosine/betaine reductase complex selenoprotein A, with translation MELKTKKVIIIGDRDGVPGEAIKLCAESAGAEVVYAATECFVUTSAGAMDLENQKRVKDLAEKYGPENTVVLLGGAEAESAGLACETVTVGDPTYSGPLTGVSLGLLCYHVAEPEIKSQIDPKVYEEQVSMMEMVMDVDAIIKEVSEYRNKGCKFL, from the coding sequence ATGGAGTTAAAAACCAAAAAGGTCATCATTATCGGTGACCGCGACGGCGTTCCCGGGGAAGCTATAAAACTTTGCGCGGAATCTGCAGGAGCTGAGGTTGTATATGCTGCAACCGAATGCTTTGTCTGAACAAGCGCAGGTGCAATGGACTTGGAAAACCAAAAACGAGTTAAAGATTTGGCTGAAAAATACGGCCCTGAGAACACTGTAGTTCTTTTAGGCGGTGCGGAAGCCGAATCTGCAGGATTGGCATGCGAAACTGTTACCGTAGGCGATCCGACTTATTCAGGTCCGTTGACGGGAGTCTCGTTGGGACTCTTGTGTTATCACGTAGCAGAACCGGAAATTAAGAGTCAGATAGACCCCAAGGTCTATGAGGAACAAGTTAGCATGATGGAAATGGTTATGGACGTCGATGCTATTATCAAAGAAGTTTCGGAATATCGAAACAAAGGATGCAAGTTCCTATAG
- the trxA gene encoding thioredoxin TrxA codes for MIELNKENFEQEVHQSKGVTFVDFWSEGCVPCKQLMPDVHAMAERHAGKAKFCSFNIDGARRVAMKEQVLGLPTMLIYIDGERKDSVTGNDLTIEQIEEMVKKYI; via the coding sequence ATGATTGAATTAAACAAGGAAAATTTTGAACAGGAAGTACATCAGTCAAAGGGTGTAACTTTTGTGGATTTTTGGTCGGAAGGTTGTGTTCCGTGTAAACAATTAATGCCTGATGTTCATGCAATGGCGGAACGCCATGCAGGAAAGGCGAAATTCTGCTCATTTAATATCGATGGAGCAAGACGCGTTGCAATGAAAGAACAAGTCTTAGGTCTTCCTACAATGCTGATTTATATTGACGGTGAAAGAAAAGACAGTGTTACGGGCAACGACTTAACCATTGAGCAAATTGAAGAAATGGTTAAAAAATATATCTAA
- a CDS encoding ferredoxin family protein, with translation MKKMTIEDKLGLDIFHTDEEHSHIDVDKTYTDEKEIKKLLLACPAECYKYINGSLSFSHLGCLECGTCRVLSLGKIVKSWEHPVGEIGVSYRYG, from the coding sequence ATGAAAAAAATGACAATTGAAGATAAACTCGGTCTTGACATATTTCACACGGATGAAGAGCATTCACACATAGATGTGGACAAAACTTATACGGATGAGAAGGAAATTAAAAAGCTCCTGCTCGCCTGCCCTGCCGAATGTTATAAATACATAAACGGCAGCTTAAGTTTTAGCCATCTGGGCTGCCTTGAATGCGGGACATGCAGGGTTCTTTCACTCGGGAAAATTGTAAAAAGCTGGGAACACCCGGTAGGAGAAATCGGAGTAAGCTACAGATACGGATAA
- a CDS encoding FKBP-type peptidyl-prolyl cis-trans isomerase: MKITKDTTVSVEYTLKDDTGEILDSSEVMGPLEYIHGYNMIISGLEKALEGKEAGDEFKKTIPPEDAYGEVFEDLIVETDRSQFPPEAQIEVGMDFEAGDGPHSRVVRITKIDGDKITIDANHPLAGETLHFEVKILSVKKTTEEELQSLVQMMSADSCGCGCGCGHEQNEHACGCGCSGCH, from the coding sequence ATGAAAATTACAAAAGATACTACGGTCAGCGTAGAATATACGCTAAAAGATGATACCGGCGAAATCCTTGATTCGTCGGAAGTAATGGGTCCGTTGGAATATATCCACGGATATAATATGATTATTTCGGGTCTTGAAAAAGCCCTTGAAGGTAAAGAAGCGGGCGACGAATTCAAAAAAACCATACCGCCTGAAGATGCGTACGGGGAAGTTTTTGAAGATTTAATTGTTGAAACGGACCGTTCACAATTTCCTCCGGAGGCACAAATTGAAGTGGGAATGGATTTTGAAGCGGGAGACGGCCCCCACAGCAGGGTAGTACGAATTACAAAAATCGACGGCGATAAAATCACTATAGATGCGAATCACCCTCTTGCAGGCGAAACTCTTCATTTTGAAGTTAAAATTCTTTCCGTAAAAAAAACTACGGAAGAGGAACTGCAATCTCTTGTTCAAATGATGTCGGCGGATTCCTGCGGCTGCGGGTGCGGTTGCGGACATGAGCAAAACGAACATGCTTGCGGCTGCGGGTGCTCCGGGTGTCATTAA
- a CDS encoding Gx transporter family protein gives MSLKPKESDKLIPLFGGFCFFLSAIELMIPKPVPFFRIGLANLPLLLGIDVFSFPAFCALLFIKVLGQAIISGTLFSYVFLFSLLGTFGAGLLMYSMRGIPRKAVSFIGISIAGAFLSNSVQTVLAILFIFGKSARYIIPPLFFAGIITSFFLGLFANEFTQNSSWYENIINGKFKISFLHDYGDSYSRKSETKKLLPFNEKYLRCGSGIVLFLLLLFTDFLAVKTIIFGASLILCTADRQKINFTNLIVMFIVIIIFNLFPPAGKIVFGIFGFEITSEALLRGIEKAVILEGMIYISKWALNTEFNFKSKFGKTVSASLNVFQKLLSVKNEINPKNLIPTLDAILLSM, from the coding sequence GTGTCATTAAAACCGAAAGAGTCCGATAAACTGATTCCGCTTTTCGGAGGATTTTGCTTTTTTCTTTCAGCAATAGAATTGATGATTCCTAAACCTGTTCCGTTTTTCAGAATAGGTTTAGCCAATCTTCCGCTTCTTTTAGGAATAGACGTTTTCTCATTTCCGGCATTTTGCGCTCTTTTATTTATAAAAGTATTGGGACAGGCAATTATTTCAGGAACGCTTTTTTCCTATGTTTTTTTATTTTCTCTGCTCGGAACTTTCGGTGCAGGGCTTTTAATGTATTCTATGCGCGGAATTCCGCGTAAAGCGGTTTCCTTTATCGGAATAAGCATTGCGGGGGCATTTCTTTCAAATTCGGTCCAAACAGTACTTGCGATTTTATTTATTTTCGGAAAATCGGCAAGATATATAATTCCTCCGCTTTTCTTTGCGGGTATTATAACATCGTTTTTTTTAGGCTTGTTTGCAAACGAATTTACTCAAAATTCCAGTTGGTATGAAAATATAATAAACGGTAAATTTAAAATTTCATTTTTGCATGATTACGGAGACTCTTACTCCCGTAAATCCGAAACAAAAAAGCTTTTACCTTTTAATGAAAAATATCTGCGCTGCGGTTCAGGCATAGTTTTATTTTTACTTTTGTTGTTTACCGATTTTTTAGCGGTAAAAACCATAATTTTCGGGGCAAGTTTGATTTTATGTACGGCAGATAGACAAAAAATAAATTTTACAAACCTTATTGTAATGTTTATCGTTATCATAATATTCAACTTATTTCCGCCTGCCGGAAAAATCGTTTTCGGTATCTTCGGCTTCGAAATTACTTCCGAAGCCTTGCTTCGAGGAATTGAAAAAGCCGTCATCTTGGAAGGAATGATTTACATTTCCAAGTGGGCGTTAAACACGGAATTTAATTTTAAAAGTAAATTCGGTAAAACGGTTTCAGCTTCGTTAAATGTGTTTCAAAAACTTCTTTCGGTAAAAAATGAGATAAACCCTAAAAATCTTATTCCCACGCTTGATGCAATTCTTTTAAGTATGTGA
- the trxB gene encoding thioredoxin-disulfide reductase yields the protein MSEKYDLVIIGGGPGGMAAGIYAARSKLKTIILEEKPNQGGQCYITEEIENYPGFPESSGPALTEAFQKHAQKFGVEFKRARAEKIELVPNSPVKIVHGSDGVQYECLAVVVATGASARELGCKGEKEHWGKGVSYCATCDGAFFEECEIVVIGGGDSAVEEAMYLTKFADKVTIVHRRDELRAAKSIQEKAFANPKMAFKWNAVVEEVCGEGLVDSVILKDTKTGETSKFAAEGVFVFIGHNPQTAFIQGLVDLDENGYILTNAKMETNVPGIYGVGDVIQKESRQVVTAAADGAIAGIWAGHYIDDIKAKMAMGK from the coding sequence ATGTCGGAAAAATATGATTTGGTTATAATCGGCGGCGGGCCGGGCGGAATGGCGGCGGGAATTTATGCTGCCCGTTCAAAACTGAAGACGATTATTCTTGAAGAAAAGCCTAATCAAGGCGGTCAGTGTTATATTACGGAAGAGATTGAGAATTACCCCGGTTTCCCCGAATCGTCCGGACCTGCTTTAACGGAAGCATTCCAAAAGCATGCTCAAAAATTCGGTGTTGAATTTAAAAGGGCTAGAGCCGAAAAAATCGAACTTGTCCCGAATTCTCCGGTAAAAATCGTACATGGAAGCGACGGTGTTCAATATGAATGTCTGGCTGTAGTTGTTGCAACAGGTGCAAGTGCAAGAGAACTCGGTTGTAAAGGCGAAAAAGAACACTGGGGTAAGGGTGTTTCCTATTGCGCAACCTGCGACGGAGCATTTTTTGAAGAGTGTGAAATTGTAGTTATCGGCGGCGGAGACTCCGCAGTTGAAGAGGCAATGTATTTAACTAAATTTGCCGACAAAGTAACGATTGTTCATCGAAGAGACGAATTGCGTGCAGCAAAATCAATTCAGGAAAAAGCATTTGCAAATCCGAAAATGGCATTTAAATGGAATGCGGTTGTAGAAGAAGTTTGCGGCGAAGGTCTTGTAGACAGCGTTATTCTTAAAGACACAAAAACAGGTGAAACTTCTAAATTTGCTGCTGAAGGTGTTTTTGTATTTATCGGACATAATCCTCAAACCGCCTTTATTCAAGGGTTGGTTGACCTTGATGAAAACGGTTATATTCTTACCAATGCTAAAATGGAAACAAATGTACCGGGTATTTACGGTGTAGGCGACGTTATTCAAAAAGAATCCCGCCAAGTCGTTACCGCTGCTGCAGACGGAGCCATTGCAGGTATTTGGGCGGGACATTACATTGACGATATTAAAGCCAAAATGGCTATGGGAAAATAA
- a CDS encoding Rpn family recombination-promoting nuclease/putative transposase, protein MNARNHFAYFRLENSELTTRFYDEKTGRLDIKIKLHSGEKINLEMQNIWFEYFTKRSIFYWTQLFLEDFSKGADYSELKKCIAINILNQTFHLANKIHSVYKILETEEHSELDGMLEIHFLDLTKIAKEQRSELEKWLLFIQTDEKEVRKMLAKENPLMQKAEDTMEEFYTVAEQRALYQAAWRYESDRVSMINESMRKGIAQGLLQGRSEGMQAGIAQGFSDGARQTKLETAKVLKQLGDSVQKIMQATGLSADEIEKL, encoded by the coding sequence CTGAATGCAAGAAATCATTTTGCCTATTTTCGGCTTGAAAACAGCGAGCTTACTACCCGCTTTTACGATGAAAAAACAGGCAGGCTCGACATAAAAATCAAATTGCACTCAGGCGAAAAAATCAACCTTGAAATGCAAAATATCTGGTTTGAATACTTTACCAAACGCAGCATTTTTTATTGGACGCAACTTTTTCTCGAAGACTTCAGCAAGGGAGCCGATTACAGCGAACTCAAAAAATGCATAGCGATAAACATTCTCAATCAGACGTTTCATCTTGCCAATAAAATCCACTCCGTCTATAAGATTTTGGAAACGGAAGAACACAGCGAGCTGGACGGAATGCTTGAAATCCACTTTTTGGATTTAACGAAAATAGCGAAAGAACAGCGCAGCGAACTGGAAAAATGGCTGCTGTTTATACAAACCGACGAAAAGGAGGTGAGGAAGATGTTGGCAAAAGAAAATCCTTTAATGCAAAAAGCCGAAGACACGATGGAAGAATTCTACACTGTTGCGGAACAACGAGCCCTTTACCAAGCTGCATGGCGATACGAGAGCGACCGCGTTTCTATGATAAATGAATCGATGAGAAAAGGCATTGCTCAGGGCTTACTACAAGGCAGAAGCGAAGGTATGCAGGCAGGAATTGCTCAAGGCTTTTCCGACGGAGCGAGGCAAACAAAACTGGAAACGGCAAAGGTCTTAAAACAACTCGGCGATTCGGTGCAAAAAATAATGCAGGCTACCGGCTTGTCCGCAGACGAAATAGAAAAACTGTAA